A region of the Bremerella alba genome:
CTGAATCCAAGTGCCCGGGCCGAGAATTTCACCGTGGACGAGATCCTGGCCATGTGCGAACTGTTCCGCCAGCGAATGCAAGAGAAGCAGGACTAGCCGCAGCGATAAGCGGCTAATCCTTTCGGCATGAATCCTAGCAGGGACGTCCCCATCCCTAACACTGTCTGCCACGGTTTATCCGGGTTCATCGGTTCCGGTCCGTGGTTTGCCAACCTACCGTGTTAGCTTGGCCGTAATCGGTAGGTGATCCGACGGTGTACGGCCACTTCGGTGGATGGGCAAGATCTTCGCCTCAACAACGTTCCATCCGCGGCTGGCACCAAGCCAGTCGATTCGTGCGCCGCCGGTCTTGGAAACATCAAAGCCAGAGAACGTTCCTTCATCTGCTTTCTTTTCGGGGTGAGCCGTTCGATACGTATCGACGACCGGAGACTCTTCGGCAAACATCGCCACGTACGGCTTCGATCCTTCGCCGGCGTTGAAGTCGCCGGTCAGGATGACGTCGGCATCGGCAAACTGGGTTATCCGGTTGCGGATCAACTTGGCCGCCTCGAACCGGGAATCGGGTCCGCGATGATCGAAGTGCGTGTTGATGAACACGATCGGACGATCGCTGCCTGACTTCTTATCCTTCAGCTTCACCCAACTGGCCATCCGCGGCAGGCTGCTGTCCCAGCTTTTGCTGCCAGGTACAGAAGGGGTTTCGCTTAACCAGAAGTGACCGGCGTCGAGCTTTTCAAAGCGATCGGTGCGAAAGAAGACCGCACACATCTCTCCCTTTTCCTTGCCATCTTCCCGAGCCGCCGCGTGAACTTCGTACCCGGTCAGATGCTCGGCCAGAAAGTCACGCTGGAAACCCAGGCATTCCTGGGTGCCCAGCAGATCGGGGTTCACCTCTTGAATCGTCTCTGCAACGAATTCCTTCCGTTTGTCCCAGTGGTTGTCGCCATCTTTGGCAGTGCCATAGCGAATATTAAAGGACATCACGCTCACGGCGTCTTCAGTGGGTTCCGCACTGAAGAGCGTCGAAACGGTCATACCGACCAGTAAGGCCACACAACAAAGTAGAAAGGTTCGCATCGGATAAGACTCGTTTTCAATCAATCACGGGGGAGGGGAAATTCTCAAATGTGGTTGGCCCAGAGATTCATCTCTGGGTGGCCACAGGCCACAAGCGGCTAATGCATCAGGCATGAAATCTAATAGAAACCATGCGAATGGATTACATTCTTACACGAGCCGCATGTCGGCGGCGCCGCCCCAGAGATTCATCTCTGGGGCAGCCACATCATTGAACCCAAAAAGCTGGGCCCAACTCGTCGTTCTAGGCAGGCTTCGCACCGGGGTTACCCGATTCGACGACGTACGAGGCCCGCGTAACTTTCGGTGCCCCTGGTTTATCAATGAACTCGACGACCTGGTAATCGCTACGCCACTCTTGCGGAGTCACCGTGCAACTGACGTAGCCGCGTTCGGCGTTGTAGAACTTGACGTAAGGATTCTCGCTGGTCAGCACCTTGGCCATGTCTTCGCGCTGCTTTCCATTGCCTCCCGAAGAAATCGACGTGCAGACGAACTCCGTTCCCATCGTCGGGTCCTTTTCGTCCTCGAAATTGACCTTCAAGTCGTTCACCCAATTTTTATGGATATCGCCGGTCAATACCACAGGGTTAGGAACCTTGCGATCTCGCATGAAGCCCAACAACCGGTCACGCGAGTGCGTGTAGCCAGGCCACTGATCCATGCTGTAGGCCTGCTCGTCCCCTTTTTTGCGATCGGCAGGGGCCATCATCACCTGTTGCCCGAGGACATTCCAGTTGCTCTGCGATGCAATTAAATCACGCATCAGCCAATGCTCTTGCTTGTCGCCCAAAAGCGAATTTCTGTGGTTCCTCGACGCGTCGTTCATTGGCTTGAGACCATCGCCGTTGGGCTGATCGGTGCGGTACTGACGCGTGTCGAGCATCTCGAAATTCGCCAAACGGCCAAACGGTATCCGGCGATAAAGCTGCATGTGAGGGCCCCGTGGCATGCTGCGCGGACGTAGCGGCATCATTTCGTAGTAGGCCTGATAAGCATTGGCTCGACGCAGTACATAGTCTTCCGGATTGACTTCCAGTTCTTCAGAAATGTCTCCGGCACAGTTATTGTCGAACTCGTGATCGTCCCACACCACCAGCCATGGGCACCGCGCGTGAGCTGCTTGCAAATGCTCGTCGGTGCGATAAAGAGCGTGCCGATTGCGGTAATCGTTAAGCGACTCGATCTCGCCCCCAATGTGCTGACGGATAGCCTGATTGTTGGCCTGGTACTCGTAGATGTAATCGCCCAAGTGCAGCACCAGGTCTAAATCTTCCTGGGCCATGTGCTCGTAAGCGGTAAACAGACCGTGCTCGTAATGCTGACACGAAGCAAACGCGAAACGCAGTTTCTCGGCCATCGTATCGTAGCCAGGCGTCGTCCGGGCATGTCCTACGGGGCTGATCGCATCGCCACATTGAAAACGATAGAAGTACCACCGATCGGCCGGCAGACCTTGCACTTCGACATGCACGCTATGTCCTAGCTGCGGGGTCGCGAAGGTCTTACCACTGTGCGCGATGTGATTAAACGACTCGTCTTCGGACAGTTCCCAGGTCACCTCGAAGGTTTCGTTGGGCATGCCCCCACCACCAACCGGTTCCGGTGCAAGCCGCGTCCACAGCACGAAACCATCCGGCTGGGGATCGCCGGAAGCAATGCCCAGCGTAAAGGGATCTTTGGTAAACGAGGCATGGGCCTTTGTCGCCCCTTGGACACATTGCCCTAGCCATGGCAACAACGCCAGCGAGCCTGCCCCCAGTACAAACTGGCGACGGTTAGATAGAAACGTATTGGCAGCGGAATGAAACGATCGAAGCGACACAAGCGGGACTCCCAGGAAATAATGTTGCCAGAGGTTAGTAGCTGGACAACGGGAACACAACTACCGTCGATGGGTGGTTTCGTTTTTTTATTTAAGATGGGCGAAGCGGACAGACGTTGTTCAAAATAGACACAGGCCATCAAGTTTGTGCCGAAATCATCAGCCGCTGGTGGCCTATGGCCACTCAGAGACCAGCCTCTGAGCCATCCATCGACAGCCACTAGCAAATTACCCCGATTACCTTCCCAGACAACCAGGATGACTTGATCCGAGACCGTTCTCAACACGAACTTCATACGAATTGCGGCTGACCATGGTGTTGGTCCCCCAAAGAAACTAAGAGTTTCGCCGCTTCGCCTCCCCCATTAGGCCGGCTTTTTCGGATGCAATTCTCCTAACGTGATACTCCCCCAGTGCTCGGTTTACGTTATCATGGACGCTTGTCCTTAACTGGCCCGAAAATGTCTTAAGCTCGTTCATAGCCGAAAGTTTGCAAGCCATGCAGTTCATCGAAATGACAGGCAAAGAGTTGATGGATGCCTTGACCGATGACGAATTGACCGCCGATGATTTGAAGAAGTCCCATATTACCGAGACTTCCATCGTTCGCATCAACCGCCAAGGGGACATCGAAGTTCGTCGTCCTGAGGGATGGGATGTCGTCGGAGGTTTGCTTGGCGAGTATGAAGGCCGCATCACCAAAAGCAGCGGCCGCACCTGGGCCTAATGCTAGCACTGAAGTGGGAATGGAATGCGGCTGGAACGATCTACTGCTCTATGCATGAATTTGATACCTATTCTCGTCCCACTGCCCGGCGCGATTGCGTCCCTTGCCATCTCGAGCGTGACCGCCAAACACCTTGGCTCTCTCGAACTACCATGGCCCTTTGCGATATGTCCCAGCGGAGACTGAAAAGCTCGTGACTCCAGAGATGTTCAATTCGTTTACTCCTCCTTCCACCAGCATCGTCGATCGTTTGCGCCACCGAGCCGAACATCTGGGGGCTCAGGTTGCTTTTACGTTCCTGGTCGACGGAGAAGACGAAGAGATAAAGCTCACCTACGAGCAACTCGACCAGCGTTGCCAGGCCATCGCTGCCGAACTTCAAGCACGCGGTATGGAAGGGGAACGAGCGCTCTTGCTGTTTCCGCCCGGCCTGGACTTCATCGCGGCATTTTTTGGCTGTCTTTACGCCGGCGTGGTCGCAGTCCCGGCTTACCCACCGCGCCGCAACCGCAATATGGTGCGGATCCAAGCGATCGCCGACGACGCCCAGGCCAAAGTCGCGTTGACCCTCTCGGACGTCTACGACCGCATGGCCCCAATGTTTGAAGAAACACCCGGTCTGAGAACGATCGAGTGGATCAGTACCGACAAGGTCGAAGACAAATTGGCCGCCAAGTGGAACCAACCTGGCATCACGGCGGAAACACTCGCGTTCCTGCAGTACACCTCTGGTTCAACCGGAACGCCCAAAGGCGTCATGCTCAACCATGGCAACATGATGCACAACTCGGCGCTCATCTCGTATGCGTTCGAGCATACCCGCAGCGTCCGGGCATGTTTCTGGTTGCCCATGTATCACGACATGGGGCTAATCGGCGGTGTGCTTCAGCCGATGCAGATCGGCCAACCAAACGTGCTGATGTCTCCCATGGCCTTCCTGCAACAGCCGTATCGTTGGCTGCGAGCAATCTCGAAATACCAGTGCAATATCAGTGGCGGACCCAACTTCGCCTACGAACTGTGCGTGCAAAAGATTACGCCCGAACAGCGCGAGAAGCTCGACCTGAGCAGTTGGGAACTTGCATTTAACGGGGCCGAGCCGGTCAAGCCCGAGACGCTCGACCGCTTTGCGAAAACTTTCGAGCCGTGCGGCTTCCGACGCGAAGCATTCTATCCGTGCTACGGCATGGCCGAGGCCACGCTCATCATTTCAGGCGGGATGAAGAAGAGCCCGCCAGTAATTCAGGCCGTCGATGGGTACTCGCTTGACGAGCATCAGGTGGTCGACGCCGATCCCGATGACGACGGAGCCCGATTGATTGTCGGCTGCGGCAACACGCTGCCAGACCAGCGGATCATAATCGTCGAGCCCGAAACGTTCGTCAAACGACAAGCAGACGAAGTGGGAGAAGTCTGGGTCCAAGGCCCCAGTATCGCCAAAGGGTATTGGCGCAACGAAGAAGCCACCGAAATCATCTTCAACGCCTTCACCAGCGACACCAACGAAGGCCCTTTCTTGCGCACCGGCGACCTTGGCTTCATGCAGGCCAACGGCGAGCTGTTCATCACCGGCCGCTTGAAAGACATGATCATCGTCCGCGGGGTGAACCGCTATCCGCAGGACATCGAGCAGACCGTCAACCATTGCCACGACCTCATGGAAGGCATGACAGCCGCTGCCGTGATGGCCGAAGTCGCCGATAAAGAACGCCTGATCGTCGTGGCCGAAGCGCCCCGTGCGAAACGTAAGGACCTAACCGAAATCATCGCGGCCATTCGCCGTGAAGTCGCCATCGAGCACGAGATCTCGGTCGATGGAGTGGCGCTTATTCGACGTGGTTCGATCCCCAAGACCTCGAGCGGAAAAATCCAACGTCACGCTTGCCGCGAGCATTTCCTCACCCATACGCTTCCCGTTCTCGAACGCTGGGTTGCCTGGGACGAAGTTCAGGTTTCTGAAGAAATCCAACGCGTCAAACTGCGTCGCGCTCAACTGGAAGCAGCCCGAGCCGATGCCGAAGGCCTGGCCGTTTCCGATCCGCTGGTTCGACAGCGCACCATGCAAATGGTGATCGACAAAATTCGCGAGATCGCCAAAGATCGCGGCCGTCAGATCGACCCAGAAACCGATATCCTGGAACTCGATCTCGATTCGCTCGAACGGATGGAAATCATCGCTTCGATCGAAGACTATTACGGTGCCCGCTTCCCAGACGATGTCCTGCCGTCGATGCGAACCGTCGCTCAGGTAGCCGACAGTATCGAGATTTACCTGGCCACCGACGAAATGCTTCCGGCTCCGCCGAGCGAGATTCCGCAGGAGATGTTCGGTTTCTCGGCTTTGCCCGAGTATCGCCAGGTGCGGCAAATTTCCGAACAGTTGGGCGACCTCGGCCTACCAAACCCTTACTTCCAAGTTCTCGACAGCTCTACTTCCGCCACGGCCACGATCGATGGCAAGGAAGTGATCAACTTTGCCGGCTACAATTACCTGGGGCTGGCCGAGCATGCCGAGGTGAAGCAAGCCGCGATCGAGGCCATTGAGTCGCTCGGCGTTTCCACCAGCGGAAGCCGCCTGATCTCTGGCGAGCGGGCCATCCATCGCAATCTGGAAAGCGAACTGGCTCAGTTTATTGGCGTGCAAAGCTCGATGCTCATGTCCGGCGGGCATGCGGCCAACGAAACCACGATCGGCCATCTGCTGCGAACCGGCGACCTGATTCTGCACGACTCGATGGCCCACAGCAGTATCATCACCGGGGCCAACCTGAGCGGTGCCCGGCGTCGCCCTTACCCGCACAACGATTGGCGTGAACTCGACGAGATCCTGCACGACATCCGCAAAGATTATCGCCGCGTGCTGATCGTCGCCGAAGGCATCTACGGCATGGAGGGAGACCTCTGCCCGCTTCCGCAATTGGTTGAAATCCGCAATCGCCACAAGACCTGGCTGATGGTCAACGAGGCCCACTCGCTGGGTACCCTCGGTCAGACCGGTCGGGGCGTCTGCGAACACTTCAACGTCGACCCCAACCAGGTCGATATCTGGATCGGTACGCTTAGCAAGGCGCTCGGTTCTTCCGGCGGTTATGTGGCCGGTAGTCACGAACTGATCGACTACCTGAAACATACGGCTTCCGGCTTTGTCTACAGTGCAGGCCTTTCTCCTCCGGCGACCGCGGCGGGGCTGGCAGGCCTTCGCCTGCTCGAGAAAAACGGGGCGTGGATTTCGAAGCTGCAGGAAAACGCCGACCTCGTCCGCGAATTGGCCAAAAAGGCCGGCCTCGACATTGGTGGAAGCGACAAGTCTCCGATCGTGCCGATCATCGTCGGGGATTCGATGATGACGATGATCCTCGCCCAGAAACTCTTGGCCGACGGCGTCAACGCCCGCCCACTTACCTACCCGGCAGTGGAAGAATCGGCGGCTCGACTACGTTTGTTCGTCAACGCCCATCACACCAAAGATCAAATCCGCCAGACGATCAACAAGCTGGCGGCGTTATGGTCGAAGTTGCAGCGCGAGAATCACACCAACGCAAGATAAGTCGGATCAGCTTCTGGCCCGCTTCGGTTCCGTGAGTCTGCTCATTCCGGCATCCTCCTTTCGGAAGTGCACCCCATGCAAACACGAAAACTTGGTCGGACCGGCCTCGATGTCAGTCTGCTCTCAATCGGTGGCTTGTACACTTCTTCGCTCGCCGGCGGCGTTAGCGAGACGAAGCGAATCATGCAGAAGGCCATCGACCTGGGCATCAATGCGGTCGATACGGCCCCCGCGTATGCCGACAGCGAAATGACCTTGGGCAATGCTATTGCGGATCTCAGCGCGCCTTTGATCGTCACGACTAAGCTGGGTGGGCGACCAACTCCTTTCAACCCCCAAGACGCCGACGCCCTGCGAGCTTCCGTCCAAGAGAGCCTGCGGCTATTGGGCCGCGAATGCATCGACATCCTTATGATCCACGAGCCCGACCGGCCCCAGCAATATCCCTGGTGGACCAGCTACGATCCCCTGGACGGCCCCGTCCTCGAGGT
Encoded here:
- a CDS encoding endonuclease/exonuclease/phosphatase family protein; its protein translation is MRTFLLCCVALLVGMTVSTLFSAEPTEDAVSVMSFNIRYGTAKDGDNHWDKRKEFVAETIQEVNPDLLGTQECLGFQRDFLAEHLTGYEVHAAAREDGKEKGEMCAVFFRTDRFEKLDAGHFWLSETPSVPGSKSWDSSLPRMASWVKLKDKKSGSDRPIVFINTHFDHRGPDSRFEAAKLIRNRITQFADADVILTGDFNAGEGSKPYVAMFAEESPVVDTYRTAHPEKKADEGTFSGFDVSKTGGARIDWLGASRGWNVVEAKILPIHRSGRTPSDHLPITAKLTR
- a CDS encoding aminotransferase class I/II-fold pyridoxal phosphate-dependent enzyme — encoded protein: MALSNYHGPLRYVPAETEKLVTPEMFNSFTPPSTSIVDRLRHRAEHLGAQVAFTFLVDGEDEEIKLTYEQLDQRCQAIAAELQARGMEGERALLLFPPGLDFIAAFFGCLYAGVVAVPAYPPRRNRNMVRIQAIADDAQAKVALTLSDVYDRMAPMFEETPGLRTIEWISTDKVEDKLAAKWNQPGITAETLAFLQYTSGSTGTPKGVMLNHGNMMHNSALISYAFEHTRSVRACFWLPMYHDMGLIGGVLQPMQIGQPNVLMSPMAFLQQPYRWLRAISKYQCNISGGPNFAYELCVQKITPEQREKLDLSSWELAFNGAEPVKPETLDRFAKTFEPCGFRREAFYPCYGMAEATLIISGGMKKSPPVIQAVDGYSLDEHQVVDADPDDDGARLIVGCGNTLPDQRIIIVEPETFVKRQADEVGEVWVQGPSIAKGYWRNEEATEIIFNAFTSDTNEGPFLRTGDLGFMQANGELFITGRLKDMIIVRGVNRYPQDIEQTVNHCHDLMEGMTAAAVMAEVADKERLIVVAEAPRAKRKDLTEIIAAIRREVAIEHEISVDGVALIRRGSIPKTSSGKIQRHACREHFLTHTLPVLERWVAWDEVQVSEEIQRVKLRRAQLEAARADAEGLAVSDPLVRQRTMQMVIDKIREIAKDRGRQIDPETDILELDLDSLERMEIIASIEDYYGARFPDDVLPSMRTVAQVADSIEIYLATDEMLPAPPSEIPQEMFGFSALPEYRQVRQISEQLGDLGLPNPYFQVLDSSTSATATIDGKEVINFAGYNYLGLAEHAEVKQAAIEAIESLGVSTSGSRLISGERAIHRNLESELAQFIGVQSSMLMSGGHAANETTIGHLLRTGDLILHDSMAHSSIITGANLSGARRRPYPHNDWRELDEILHDIRKDYRRVLIVAEGIYGMEGDLCPLPQLVEIRNRHKTWLMVNEAHSLGTLGQTGRGVCEHFNVDPNQVDIWIGTLSKALGSSGGYVAGSHELIDYLKHTASGFVYSAGLSPPATAAGLAGLRLLEKNGAWISKLQENADLVRELAKKAGLDIGGSDKSPIVPIIVGDSMMTMILAQKLLADGVNARPLTYPAVEESAARLRLFVNAHHTKDQIRQTINKLAALWSKLQRENHTNAR
- a CDS encoding alkaline phosphatase D family protein; translated protein: MSLRSFHSAANTFLSNRRQFVLGAGSLALLPWLGQCVQGATKAHASFTKDPFTLGIASGDPQPDGFVLWTRLAPEPVGGGGMPNETFEVTWELSEDESFNHIAHSGKTFATPQLGHSVHVEVQGLPADRWYFYRFQCGDAISPVGHARTTPGYDTMAEKLRFAFASCQHYEHGLFTAYEHMAQEDLDLVLHLGDYIYEYQANNQAIRQHIGGEIESLNDYRNRHALYRTDEHLQAAHARCPWLVVWDDHEFDNNCAGDISEELEVNPEDYVLRRANAYQAYYEMMPLRPRSMPRGPHMQLYRRIPFGRLANFEMLDTRQYRTDQPNGDGLKPMNDASRNHRNSLLGDKQEHWLMRDLIASQSNWNVLGQQVMMAPADRKKGDEQAYSMDQWPGYTHSRDRLLGFMRDRKVPNPVVLTGDIHKNWVNDLKVNFEDEKDPTMGTEFVCTSISSGGNGKQREDMAKVLTSENPYVKFYNAERGYVSCTVTPQEWRSDYQVVEFIDKPGAPKVTRASYVVESGNPGAKPA